The following is a genomic window from Leptolyngbya sp. FACHB-261.
CGGCTCAAGATTTGTGTTCTCCGATTTCACACTCCTATAATGTCTTGATCAGTCAATATCTTCTGAACAAACGTGAACATCACCGTGATTGTCTTGCTAGTGCTTGGTCTTGTGCTTCTTGTCGTAGGAGCAGAAGCTCTCGTGCGAGGTGCCTCGCGTCTGGCAGCCATCATCGGGATCTCGCCGCTGATTATTGGCCTCACCATCGTTGCCTACGGCACCAGCGCCCCTGAGATGGCAGTGAGTGTGCAATCCAGTCTGGCAGGTCAGGCCGACATCTCCCTGGGCAATGTAGTAGGCAGTAATATCTTCAACGTTTTGTTTATTCTTGGCGTTTCCGCTCTCATTACCCCTTTAGCCGTCTCTCGACAACTGATTCGCCTGGATGTACCGATCATGATTGGCACATCTATCCTGCTATTGCTTTTGGGATTTGATGGCAAAATCAGCAGGCTCGATGGCGTGTTGCTCTTCATAGGGGGAGTCAGTTACACCGCTTTTCTGATTTATCAAAGTCGCAAAGAAAAAAGCAATATGACTGAGGATGAGTTTGCTCAGGAGTATGGCAACTCAGGTCGTATGTCTGCGCAACAGTGGCTGCTCAACGGTGCCTTAATCGTTGTTGGTCTGGCTTTGCTAGTCCTGGGCTCTCGTTGGCTAGTGGACGGAGCCGTTACCATCGCTCAAGCAGCCGGTATCAGTGAACTAGTCATTGGTCTCACCATTATTGCTGCGGGCACTTCATTACCGGAAGTTGCTACCTCGGTAATTGCCAGTATGCGGGGTGAACGAGATATTGCAGTAGGCAATGTGGTAGGCAGCAACATTTTCAATATTCTGGTGGTGCTGGGCCTCTCTAGTATGATTGCTCCTGATGGCATCCAAGTCTCAGCGGCTGCCTTACGATTTGACATTCCCGTGATGATTGCTGTGGCGATTGCCTGTTTGCCCATCTTCTTCACTGGCTGCATCATCACTCGTCGCGAGGGTGCCCTCTTTCTCGGCTACTACGTTGCCTACACCGTGTATCTGATTCTAGACTCGACTCAACACGAAACCCTGCCTATTTTCAGTGGTGCCCTGATGCTTTTTGTCATTCCTATCACCACTATCACTCTAGCTTTGCTCACTTTACGTTCGCTGCGGGCAAGGCGTAGTTAATGACAACTAACCACATCAGTAACTAGAAAAAACAGGAGATGATTGTGAGGGAGGAATCAATTTTCGCCTGAGAGAATGAGCCTATCGCTGATTCTTGGGTACCTATCAAGGTCGGCTACTCTCTCCAATAAAAGGCCGAAAAGATGGAGCTTAAGCTTGCAAGCAGCTTATCAACTGGCCCGCCATCGCCACTAGAGCATCCAGCTCCACAGGCTTAACAATATAGAAGTCGAAGCCTGCTGCTTGGGCATCCTCGGCATCTTGAACACCCAAAGGGTCTACAGCACGAATCTGTGCGGTTACCGCTACTGCGGGGATTTGCAACCCGCGTGAGCGTACCTCACGTATGAAGCTATAACCATCCATCTCGGGCATAACGATGTCACAGAGCAGGGCGTTGGGGCTGAAGGTATGTATAGCTTTAAGGGCCTCTTCCGCCGAATGCTGGACTTGGACAGTGGCACCGAACAACTCAAGAATGGAACGATACAACATACAGGAGTCTTGGTCATCGTCGACGACTAGCACCCGCAAACCGCTCAAATTCATGACTTCTTGCT
Proteins encoded in this region:
- a CDS encoding calcium/sodium antiporter, with translation MNITVIVLLVLGLVLLVVGAEALVRGASRLAAIIGISPLIIGLTIVAYGTSAPEMAVSVQSSLAGQADISLGNVVGSNIFNVLFILGVSALITPLAVSRQLIRLDVPIMIGTSILLLLLGFDGKISRLDGVLLFIGGVSYTAFLIYQSRKEKSNMTEDEFAQEYGNSGRMSAQQWLLNGALIVVGLALLVLGSRWLVDGAVTIAQAAGISELVIGLTIIAAGTSLPEVATSVIASMRGERDIAVGNVVGSNIFNILVVLGLSSMIAPDGIQVSAAALRFDIPVMIAVAIACLPIFFTGCIITRREGALFLGYYVAYTVYLILDSTQHETLPIFSGALMLFVIPITTITLALLTLRSLRARRS
- a CDS encoding response regulator; amino-acid sequence: MSFPAHAKEMSLVEQEVMNLSGLRVLVVDDDQDSCMLYRSILELFGATVQVQHSAEEALKAIHTFSPNALLCDIVMPEMDGYSFIREVRSRGLQIPAVAVTAQIRAVDPLGVQDAEDAQAAGFDFYIVKPVELDALVAMAGQLISCLQA